A section of the Oryzias melastigma strain HK-1 linkage group LG14, ASM292280v2, whole genome shotgun sequence genome encodes:
- the thoc2 gene encoding THO complex subunit 2 isoform X2: protein MIMNKTSGRCVWKMATLIIPGEWIRNWEKSGKHEFMQLCKDLTEKSDHGSQKLQTALYELCSNVIQGNLKLDLVTSVLGDMMDLREDMPSILADVFSILDLETGSLEEKNKRDHYTQLVGSCLSLIPEAILKERLDPETLESLGLIKQAHQFNQKIVKIKTKLFYKQQKFNLLREENEGYAKLITELGQDLSGNVTSHLVLENIKSLIGCFNLDPNRVLDIILEVYESRSDQDEFFLSLIKSYMCEPLTLCHILGFKFKFYQEPNEETPKSLYHIAAALLHHNLIELEDLYVHLMPLDATIIEEHKREISEAKQIARKLVMVVLPSDKSEDREKEKEKEEEKLEKPPDNQKLGLLEALLKIGDWQHAQSIMDQMPSFSSASHKTIALALCQLVHLTVEPLYRRVGVPKGARGCAMHALRNSRAPRPAESFEDLRKDTFSMLSYLGPHLSHDPILFAKIVRLGKAFMKEYQSDGRPEVKDKMEILLSCFLSIADQVLLPSLSLMECNACMSEELWGLFKLFPYHHRYRLYGQWKNETYSSHPLLVKVKAQTVERAKYIMKRLTKENVKQSGRQIGKLSHSNPTILFDYMLSQIQWYDNLIVPVVDSLKYLTSLNYDVLAYCIIEALANPEKEKMKHDDTTISSWLQSLASLCGAVFRKYPIELGGLLQYVTNQLKAGKSFDLLILKEVVQKMAGIEITDEMTSEQLEAMTGGEQLKAEGGYFGQIRNTKKSSQRLKDALLDHELALPLCLLMAQQRNGVVFLEGGEKHLKLVGHLYDQCHDTLVQFGGFLASNLSTEDYIKRVPSIDVLCNQFHTPHDAAFFLSRPMYAHQILSKYDELKKAEKGNRQQQKVHKYMSACEQVMTPVHEAVVSLHPPRVWDDLRPQFYATFWSLTMYDLAVPHSAYDREVNKLKVQIKAIEDNSEIPLNKKKKEKERCTALQEKLQEEEKKQMDHVQRVLHRLKLEKDNWLLAKSTKNETITKFLQLCLFPRCIFSSIDAVYCARFVELVHQQKTPNFCTLLCYDRVFSAIIYTVASCTENESHRYGRFLCCMLETVTRWHSNRATYEKECVNYPGFLTIFRATGFDGGNKADQLDYENFRHVVHKWHYMLTKASVHCLETGDYTHIRNILIVLTKILPCYPKVLNLGQALECRVHKICLEEKDKRPDLYALAMGYSGRLKSQKVHMVPENEFHHKDQQARSATPASQQNGPGSAGKPAASSIKTEEGPMEDGDRGKDKSQGIVKPVNKANNAAAKVATSNGNGAVNSTKAVKERDEKEKSGKEKKEKKEKALGSTPENKAENRREKQRDERLGKEERVAREGKEKTPKTDREKVKPEEKINKDDKVKAGNGDATELSRERDVIKESKSKEKGDRSAAAATLKSPTPRSDSVESERDHKRRKIDSHSSPSHSSSAKPSSRRSEVKRGVCCRSGQPRLPSPPHPLLPTLYCCLTTSSQIPTPSQLICHLHSSLQDNSNEPKESAPKHHINFNSVDRSKSRERETEKKETENAQGRPKEKKEEKERKDRKRDHIINDHEMNLESKRRKEENDSSKNGKSTSPTCDSPLSVEKEKSKRSKSSSKEKAESMKPERTSSGGKKESRHDKDKSEKKEKRDSSGGKEDKKQYP, encoded by the exons caTGCAACTCTGCAAAGACCTTACAGAGAAAAGTGATCATGGAAGTCAAA aATTACAGACTGCCCTATATGAGCTCTGCTCGAACGTCATACAGGGAAACTTGAAATTGGATCTTGTCACCAGCGTCCTCGGGGACATGATG GACCTCAGAGAAGATATGCCATCCATTTTAGCAGATGTTTTCAGTATATTAG ATTTAGAGACTGGTTCTctagaagagaaaaacaaacgaGACCATTACACTCAGTTGGTGGGATCGTGTTTG AGTCTGATACCTGAAGCCATCTTGAAGGAGAGACTGGATCCCGAGACACTAGAATCTCTGGGATTGATTAAACAAGCTCATCAGTTTAATCAGAAGATTGTAAAAATCAAGACTAAACTTTT ttacaaGCAACAGAAGTTCAACTTGCTACGAGAGGAGAACGAAGGTTACGCTAAATTAATAACTGAGCTCGGCCAAGACCTGTCAGGCAACGTCACCAGCCACCTCGTCCTGGAGAACATCAAGTCTCTCATAG GCTGTTTCAACTTGGACCCTAACCGGGTTTTGGACATCATCCTTGAGGTTTATGAGAGTCGCTCAGATCAAGACGAGTTTTTCTTGTCGCTCATTAAGTCCTACATGTGTGAGCCACTCACACTCTGCCACATTTTGGGCTTCAAGTTTAAATTCTACCAG gagcCCAATGAGGAAACCCCAAAGTCACTTTACCACATTGCTGCTGCACTGCTCCACCACAATCTAATAGAGTTGGAAGACCTTTATGTACAT CTGATGCCATTAGATGCCACTATTATTGAAGAACACAAGCGGGAAATCTCAGAGGCCAAGCAGATCGCTCGGAAACTGGTGATGGTGGTGCTTCCCTCAGACAAAAGTGAAGACAGAGAGAAGGAGAAAGAGAAAGAAGAggagaaactggaaaag CCACCTGATAATCAAAAGCTTGGTCTCCTGGAGGCACTACTTAAAATTGGAGACTGGCAACACGCCCAGAGTATTATGGACCAGATGCCCtccttttcttctgcttctcaCAAAACCATCGCACTGGCACTCTGCCAGCTCGTCCACCTAACTGTGGAGCCTCTTTACCGAAG GGTTGGCGTCCCCAAAGGGGCGCGGGGGTGTGCCATGCACGCTCTGAGGAACAGTCGGGCTCCCCGGCCGGCAGAGAGTTTTGAAGATCTGCGCAAGGACACGTTCAGCATGCTCTCCTACTTGGGCCCCCACCTCTCTCATGACCCCATCCTGTTTGCAAAGATCGTGCGCCTGGGAAAGGCTTTCATGAAGGAG TACCAAAGTGATGGCAGACCTGAGGTCAAAGACAAGATG GAAATATTGCTGAGTTGTTTCCTGAGCATTGCAGACCAGGTGCTGCTGCCCTCCCTCTCTTTGATGGAGTGCAATGCTTGTATGTCAGAGGAACTCTGGGGTCTCTTCAAGCTCTTTCCCTATCATCACAG GTACCGGCTGTACGGGCAGTGGAAGAATGAGACGTATTCCAGCCATCCGCTGTTGGTAAAAGTCAAAGCTCAGACTGTGGAAAGAGCAAAGTATATTATGAA GCGTTTGACCAAAGAGAATGTGAAACAATCTGGAAGGCAGATTGGCAAACTGAGCCACAGCAATCCCACCATCCTGTTTGATTAT ATGTTGTCTCAAATTCAATGGTACGACAACCTCATCGTTCCTGTGGTGGATTCCTTGAAATACCTCACATCCCTCAACTATGATGTGCTGGCCT ATTGCATCATCGAGGCCCTGGCCAATCCAGAGAAGGAGAAGATGAAGCATGACGACACTACCATCTCCTCGTGGCTCCAGA GTCTGGCAAGTCTGTGTGGAGCCGTGTTCAGAAAATACCCAATTGAGTTGGGGGGTCTCCTTCAGTATGTCACCAACCAGCTGAAAGCAGGGAAGAG ctttgacctcctgattctgaaggaagttgtGCAGAAGATGGCCGGCATTGAGATTACAGATGAGATGACCTCAGAACAGTTAGAGGCCATGACAGGAGGAGAACAGCTCAAAGCAGAG ggGGGTTACTTTGGTCAGATCAGAAACACCAAAAAGTCTTCACAGCGTCTGAAGGATGCACTTCTGGACCACGAACTGGCTCTTCCACTGTGTTTGCTCATGGCTCAGCAACGAAACGGTGTTGTTTTCTTAGAGGGGGGAGAGAAACACCTTAAACTTGTAGGACATCTTTATGATCAG TGCCATGACACACTGGTGCAGTTTGGTGGCTTTTTGGCGTCGAACCTCAGCACAGAGGATTACATCAAACGAGTTCCCTCCATCGATGTTCTCTGTAACCAGTTTCACACTCCTCATGACGCCGCCTTCTTTCTTTCTCGGCCAATGTACGCCCATCAGATTTTG TCCAAGTACGACGAGttgaagaaagcagaaaaagggAACCGGCAGCAGCAGAAGGTGCACAAATACATGTCAGCCTGTGAGCAGGTCATGACACCGGTGCATGAGGCGGTGGTTTCCCTGCACCCTCCCCGGGTCTGGGATGATCTCCGCCCTCAGTTCTATGCCACATTCTGGTCTCTCACCATGTACGACTTGGCCGTGCCGCATTCTGCCTACGACCGGGAGGTCAACAAGCTCAAAGTTCAGATTAAAGCCATCGAGGATAACTCTGAGATT CCcctaaataagaaaaagaaggagaaggagcgctgcacagctctgcaggaaaaactacaggaagaggagaagaagcAGATGGATCACGTCCAAAGAGTTCTGCACCGCCTCAAACTGGAGAAAGACAACTGGTTGTTAGCAA AATCCACAAAGAACGAGACCATCACTAAGTTCCTGCAGCTTTGTCTGTTCCCTCGCTGCATCTTCTCTTCCATTGACGCCGTGTACTGTGCCCGCTTTGTGGAGCTGGTCCACCAGCAGAAGACCCCCAACTTTTGTACTCTTCTTTGTTATGACAGA GTTTTCTCTGCCATCATTTACACTGTGGCCAGCTGTACAGAGAACGAGTCGCATCGTTACGGACGCTTCCTCTGCTGCATGTTGGAGACGGTGACAAGGTGGCACAGCAATCGCGCCACATATGAGAAG GAGTGTGTCAACTACCCTGGCTTCCTGACCATCTTCAGAGCTACAGGCTTTGATGGGGGGAACAAAGCGGACCAGCTGGATTACGAGAACTTCAGGCATGTGGTGCACAAGTGGCACTACATGCTGACTAAA GCTTCCGTTCACTGCCTGGAGACCGGAGATTACACCCACATCCGGAACATTCTGATAGTTCTCACCAAGATCCTGCCCTGCTACCCAAAAGTCCTGAACCTCGGCCAAGCGCTGGAGTGCCGGGTCCACAAGATCTGCCTCGAGGAGAAGGATAAGAGACCAGACCTCTATGCCTTAGCAATGGG TTATTCAGGTCGGTTGAAAAGCCAGAAGGTACACATGGTTCCTGAAAATGAGTTTCACCACAAGGATCAGCAAGCCCGCAGTGCCACGCCTGCAAGCCAGCAGAATGGTCCTGGCAGCGCCGGGAAACCTGCCGCCAGCTCCATCAAGACCGAGGAGGGGCCGATGGAGGACGGTG ATCGGGGGAAAGATAAATCTCAGGGGATTGTAAAGCCAGTGAACAAAGCCAACAATGCAGCAGCTAAAGTGGCCACCAGCAACGGGAACGGTGCTGTCAACAG CACCAAAGCCGTCAAAGAGCGGGACGAGAAAGAAAAGAGTGggaaggagaagaaagaaaagaaagaaaaggcaTTAGGCAGCACTCCAGAAAACAAGGCGGAGAACCGCAGAGAGAAGCAGAGAGACGAAAGGTTAGGCAAGGAGGAGCGAGTGGCTCGCGAGGGTAAGGAGAAGACCCCCAAGACAGACCGGGAGAAAGTGAAGCCAGAAGAGAAGATCAACAAAGACGACAAGGTCAAAGCTGGAAACGGGGACGCCACGGAGCTGTCCAGGGAGCGAGACGTCATCAAGGAGTCCAAGAGCAAGGAGAAAGGAGACAGGAGCGCTGCAGCTGCAACCCTCAAGTCACCAACTCCCAGATCTGACTCTGTTGAATCTGAGCGGG ATCATAAAAGACGAAAGATCGACAGCCACTCTTCCCCATCCCACTCTTCATCTGCTAAG CCTAGCTCtcgaaggtcagaggtcaagagAGGAGTATGCTGTCGGTCCGGCCAGCCTCGACTCCCCTCTCCCCCACACCCCCTTCTTCCAACTCTCTACTGCTGTCTGACAACCTCCTCCCAAATCCCCACCCCCTCCCAGCTCATCTGTCATCTCCATTCATCCTTACAGGACAATAGCAACGAACCCAAGGAGTCCGCACCCAAG CACCACATCAACTTTAATTCAGTTGACCGGTCCAAGAGCAGAGAGAGGGAAACggagaagaaagaaacagaGAACGCTCAAGGCCGACccaaagagaagaaagaagaaaaagagcgGAAGGACAGGAAAAGA GATCACATCATCAACGATCATGAGATGAACCTGGAATCCAAACGCAGGAAGGAGGAGAACG ATTCCTCCAAAAACGGCAAAAGCACAAGTCCTACCTGCGACTCGCCGCTGTCAGTGGAAAAAGAGAAGAGCAAACGATCCAAGTCGTCCAGCAAAGAGAAGGCAGAATCCATGAAACCCGAGCGGACGTCCTCCGGAGGCAAAAAG GAGTCCAGACACGACAAAGACAAGTctgaaaagaaagagaagaggGACAGCAGTGGAGGAAAGGAAGACAAAAAGCAATATCCTTAA
- the thoc2 gene encoding THO complex subunit 2 isoform X6 translates to MIMNKTSGRCVWKMATLIIPGEWIRNWEKSGKHEFMQLCKDLTEKSDHGSQKLQTALYELCSNVIQGNLKLDLVTSVLGDMMDLREDMPSILADVFSILDLETGSLEEKNKRDHYTQLVGSCLSLIPEAILKERLDPETLESLGLIKQAHQFNQKIVKIKTKLFYKQQKFNLLREENEGYAKLITELGQDLSGNVTSHLVLENIKSLIGCFNLDPNRVLDIILEVYESRSDQDEFFLSLIKSYMCEPLTLCHILGFKFKFYQEPNEETPKSLYHIAAALLHHNLIELEDLYVHLMPLDATIIEEHKREISEAKQIARKLVMVVLPSDKSEDREKEKEKEEEKLEKPPDNQKLGLLEALLKIGDWQHAQSIMDQMPSFSSASHKTIALALCQLVHLTVEPLYRRVGVPKGARGCAMHALRNSRAPRPAESFEDLRKDTFSMLSYLGPHLSHDPILFAKIVRLGKAFMKEYQSDGRPEVKDKMEILLSCFLSIADQVLLPSLSLMECNACMSEELWGLFKLFPYHHRYRLYGQWKNETYSSHPLLVKVKAQTVERAKYIMKRLTKENVKQSGRQIGKLSHSNPTILFDYMLSQIQWYDNLIVPVVDSLKYLTSLNYDVLAYCIIEALANPEKEKMKHDDTTISSWLQSLASLCGAVFRKYPIELGGLLQYVTNQLKAGKSFDLLILKEVVQKMAGIEITDEMTSEQLEAMTGGEQLKAEGGYFGQIRNTKKSSQRLKDALLDHELALPLCLLMAQQRNGVVFLEGGEKHLKLVGHLYDQCHDTLVQFGGFLASNLSTEDYIKRVPSIDVLCNQFHTPHDAAFFLSRPMYAHQILSKYDELKKAEKGNRQQQKVHKYMSACEQVMTPVHEAVVSLHPPRVWDDLRPQFYATFWSLTMYDLAVPHSAYDREVNKLKVQIKAIEDNSEIPLNKKKKEKERCTALQEKLQEEEKKQMDHVQRVLHRLKLEKDNWLLAKSTKNETITKFLQLCLFPRCIFSSIDAVYCARFVELVHQQKTPNFCTLLCYDRVFSAIIYTVASCTENESHRYGRFLCCMLETVTRWHSNRATYEKECVNYPGFLTIFRATGFDGGNKADQLDYENFRHVVHKWHYMLTKASVHCLETGDYTHIRNILIVLTKILPCYPKVLNLGQALECRVHKICLEEKDKRPDLYALAMGYSGRLKSQKVHMVPENEFHHKDQQARSATPASQQNGPGSAGKPAASSIKTEEGPMEDGDRGKDKSQGIVKPVNKANNAAAKVATSNGNGAVNSTKAVKERDEKEKSGKEKKEKKEKALGSTPENKAENRREKQRDERLGKEERVAREGKEKTPKTDREKVKPEEKINKDDKVKAGNGDATELSRERDVIKESKSKEKGDRSAAAATLKSPTPRSDSVESERDHKRRKIDSHSSPSHSSSAKHHINFNSVDRSKSRERETEKKETENAQGRPKEKKEEKERKDRKRDHIINDHEMNLESKRRKEENDSSKNGKSTSPTCDSPLSVEKEKSKRSKSSSKEKAESMKPERTSSGGKKESRHDKDKSEKKEKRDSSGGKEDKKQYP, encoded by the exons caTGCAACTCTGCAAAGACCTTACAGAGAAAAGTGATCATGGAAGTCAAA aATTACAGACTGCCCTATATGAGCTCTGCTCGAACGTCATACAGGGAAACTTGAAATTGGATCTTGTCACCAGCGTCCTCGGGGACATGATG GACCTCAGAGAAGATATGCCATCCATTTTAGCAGATGTTTTCAGTATATTAG ATTTAGAGACTGGTTCTctagaagagaaaaacaaacgaGACCATTACACTCAGTTGGTGGGATCGTGTTTG AGTCTGATACCTGAAGCCATCTTGAAGGAGAGACTGGATCCCGAGACACTAGAATCTCTGGGATTGATTAAACAAGCTCATCAGTTTAATCAGAAGATTGTAAAAATCAAGACTAAACTTTT ttacaaGCAACAGAAGTTCAACTTGCTACGAGAGGAGAACGAAGGTTACGCTAAATTAATAACTGAGCTCGGCCAAGACCTGTCAGGCAACGTCACCAGCCACCTCGTCCTGGAGAACATCAAGTCTCTCATAG GCTGTTTCAACTTGGACCCTAACCGGGTTTTGGACATCATCCTTGAGGTTTATGAGAGTCGCTCAGATCAAGACGAGTTTTTCTTGTCGCTCATTAAGTCCTACATGTGTGAGCCACTCACACTCTGCCACATTTTGGGCTTCAAGTTTAAATTCTACCAG gagcCCAATGAGGAAACCCCAAAGTCACTTTACCACATTGCTGCTGCACTGCTCCACCACAATCTAATAGAGTTGGAAGACCTTTATGTACAT CTGATGCCATTAGATGCCACTATTATTGAAGAACACAAGCGGGAAATCTCAGAGGCCAAGCAGATCGCTCGGAAACTGGTGATGGTGGTGCTTCCCTCAGACAAAAGTGAAGACAGAGAGAAGGAGAAAGAGAAAGAAGAggagaaactggaaaag CCACCTGATAATCAAAAGCTTGGTCTCCTGGAGGCACTACTTAAAATTGGAGACTGGCAACACGCCCAGAGTATTATGGACCAGATGCCCtccttttcttctgcttctcaCAAAACCATCGCACTGGCACTCTGCCAGCTCGTCCACCTAACTGTGGAGCCTCTTTACCGAAG GGTTGGCGTCCCCAAAGGGGCGCGGGGGTGTGCCATGCACGCTCTGAGGAACAGTCGGGCTCCCCGGCCGGCAGAGAGTTTTGAAGATCTGCGCAAGGACACGTTCAGCATGCTCTCCTACTTGGGCCCCCACCTCTCTCATGACCCCATCCTGTTTGCAAAGATCGTGCGCCTGGGAAAGGCTTTCATGAAGGAG TACCAAAGTGATGGCAGACCTGAGGTCAAAGACAAGATG GAAATATTGCTGAGTTGTTTCCTGAGCATTGCAGACCAGGTGCTGCTGCCCTCCCTCTCTTTGATGGAGTGCAATGCTTGTATGTCAGAGGAACTCTGGGGTCTCTTCAAGCTCTTTCCCTATCATCACAG GTACCGGCTGTACGGGCAGTGGAAGAATGAGACGTATTCCAGCCATCCGCTGTTGGTAAAAGTCAAAGCTCAGACTGTGGAAAGAGCAAAGTATATTATGAA GCGTTTGACCAAAGAGAATGTGAAACAATCTGGAAGGCAGATTGGCAAACTGAGCCACAGCAATCCCACCATCCTGTTTGATTAT ATGTTGTCTCAAATTCAATGGTACGACAACCTCATCGTTCCTGTGGTGGATTCCTTGAAATACCTCACATCCCTCAACTATGATGTGCTGGCCT ATTGCATCATCGAGGCCCTGGCCAATCCAGAGAAGGAGAAGATGAAGCATGACGACACTACCATCTCCTCGTGGCTCCAGA GTCTGGCAAGTCTGTGTGGAGCCGTGTTCAGAAAATACCCAATTGAGTTGGGGGGTCTCCTTCAGTATGTCACCAACCAGCTGAAAGCAGGGAAGAG ctttgacctcctgattctgaaggaagttgtGCAGAAGATGGCCGGCATTGAGATTACAGATGAGATGACCTCAGAACAGTTAGAGGCCATGACAGGAGGAGAACAGCTCAAAGCAGAG ggGGGTTACTTTGGTCAGATCAGAAACACCAAAAAGTCTTCACAGCGTCTGAAGGATGCACTTCTGGACCACGAACTGGCTCTTCCACTGTGTTTGCTCATGGCTCAGCAACGAAACGGTGTTGTTTTCTTAGAGGGGGGAGAGAAACACCTTAAACTTGTAGGACATCTTTATGATCAG TGCCATGACACACTGGTGCAGTTTGGTGGCTTTTTGGCGTCGAACCTCAGCACAGAGGATTACATCAAACGAGTTCCCTCCATCGATGTTCTCTGTAACCAGTTTCACACTCCTCATGACGCCGCCTTCTTTCTTTCTCGGCCAATGTACGCCCATCAGATTTTG TCCAAGTACGACGAGttgaagaaagcagaaaaagggAACCGGCAGCAGCAGAAGGTGCACAAATACATGTCAGCCTGTGAGCAGGTCATGACACCGGTGCATGAGGCGGTGGTTTCCCTGCACCCTCCCCGGGTCTGGGATGATCTCCGCCCTCAGTTCTATGCCACATTCTGGTCTCTCACCATGTACGACTTGGCCGTGCCGCATTCTGCCTACGACCGGGAGGTCAACAAGCTCAAAGTTCAGATTAAAGCCATCGAGGATAACTCTGAGATT CCcctaaataagaaaaagaaggagaaggagcgctgcacagctctgcaggaaaaactacaggaagaggagaagaagcAGATGGATCACGTCCAAAGAGTTCTGCACCGCCTCAAACTGGAGAAAGACAACTGGTTGTTAGCAA AATCCACAAAGAACGAGACCATCACTAAGTTCCTGCAGCTTTGTCTGTTCCCTCGCTGCATCTTCTCTTCCATTGACGCCGTGTACTGTGCCCGCTTTGTGGAGCTGGTCCACCAGCAGAAGACCCCCAACTTTTGTACTCTTCTTTGTTATGACAGA GTTTTCTCTGCCATCATTTACACTGTGGCCAGCTGTACAGAGAACGAGTCGCATCGTTACGGACGCTTCCTCTGCTGCATGTTGGAGACGGTGACAAGGTGGCACAGCAATCGCGCCACATATGAGAAG GAGTGTGTCAACTACCCTGGCTTCCTGACCATCTTCAGAGCTACAGGCTTTGATGGGGGGAACAAAGCGGACCAGCTGGATTACGAGAACTTCAGGCATGTGGTGCACAAGTGGCACTACATGCTGACTAAA GCTTCCGTTCACTGCCTGGAGACCGGAGATTACACCCACATCCGGAACATTCTGATAGTTCTCACCAAGATCCTGCCCTGCTACCCAAAAGTCCTGAACCTCGGCCAAGCGCTGGAGTGCCGGGTCCACAAGATCTGCCTCGAGGAGAAGGATAAGAGACCAGACCTCTATGCCTTAGCAATGGG TTATTCAGGTCGGTTGAAAAGCCAGAAGGTACACATGGTTCCTGAAAATGAGTTTCACCACAAGGATCAGCAAGCCCGCAGTGCCACGCCTGCAAGCCAGCAGAATGGTCCTGGCAGCGCCGGGAAACCTGCCGCCAGCTCCATCAAGACCGAGGAGGGGCCGATGGAGGACGGTG ATCGGGGGAAAGATAAATCTCAGGGGATTGTAAAGCCAGTGAACAAAGCCAACAATGCAGCAGCTAAAGTGGCCACCAGCAACGGGAACGGTGCTGTCAACAG CACCAAAGCCGTCAAAGAGCGGGACGAGAAAGAAAAGAGTGggaaggagaagaaagaaaagaaagaaaaggcaTTAGGCAGCACTCCAGAAAACAAGGCGGAGAACCGCAGAGAGAAGCAGAGAGACGAAAGGTTAGGCAAGGAGGAGCGAGTGGCTCGCGAGGGTAAGGAGAAGACCCCCAAGACAGACCGGGAGAAAGTGAAGCCAGAAGAGAAGATCAACAAAGACGACAAGGTCAAAGCTGGAAACGGGGACGCCACGGAGCTGTCCAGGGAGCGAGACGTCATCAAGGAGTCCAAGAGCAAGGAGAAAGGAGACAGGAGCGCTGCAGCTGCAACCCTCAAGTCACCAACTCCCAGATCTGACTCTGTTGAATCTGAGCGGG ATCATAAAAGACGAAAGATCGACAGCCACTCTTCCCCATCCCACTCTTCATCTGCTAAG CACCACATCAACTTTAATTCAGTTGACCGGTCCAAGAGCAGAGAGAGGGAAACggagaagaaagaaacagaGAACGCTCAAGGCCGACccaaagagaagaaagaagaaaaagagcgGAAGGACAGGAAAAGA GATCACATCATCAACGATCATGAGATGAACCTGGAATCCAAACGCAGGAAGGAGGAGAACG ATTCCTCCAAAAACGGCAAAAGCACAAGTCCTACCTGCGACTCGCCGCTGTCAGTGGAAAAAGAGAAGAGCAAACGATCCAAGTCGTCCAGCAAAGAGAAGGCAGAATCCATGAAACCCGAGCGGACGTCCTCCGGAGGCAAAAAG GAGTCCAGACACGACAAAGACAAGTctgaaaagaaagagaagaggGACAGCAGTGGAGGAAAGGAAGACAAAAAGCAATATCCTTAA